In Persicimonas caeni, a single window of DNA contains:
- a CDS encoding cold-shock protein — translation MSNRVEGKVKWFNEDKGYGFIERNDGGEDVFLHFSALAQTGFKTIAEDAAVEFDVEPGPKGPKAANVVQL, via the coding sequence ATGTCGAACAGAGTCGAAGGTAAAGTGAAGTGGTTCAACGAAGACAAAGGCTACGGCTTCATCGAGCGCAATGACGGTGGTGAAGACGTCTTCTTGCACTTCAGCGCGCTCGCGCAGACCGGTTTCAAGACCATCGCCGAGGACGCCGCCGTCGAATTCGACGTCGAGCCCGGCCCGAAAGGTCCGAAGGCCGCTAACGTGGTTCAGCTCTGA
- a CDS encoding SDR family NAD(P)-dependent oxidoreductase: MASTLNSKVIVVLGGTGGIGSQLCRDLREAGARLVIAGHHQDKVDHLCRELDAKGFQLDATDAVQVDDCFDFAMRECDRIDGAVNCVGSVFLKPAHRTNPDDYHRVVALNLDTAFFTVRSATSRMQNEGGSIVLVSSAAAQIGLANHESIAAAKAGIIGLTKAAAASYAKRGIRVNCVAPGLVETPASEQITASEKTKQYSLDMHPLGRIGKAEDVASAITWLLDGHNDWVTGQVLGVDGGLGMLKAHT; encoded by the coding sequence ATGGCATCCACACTCAACTCGAAGGTCATCGTCGTGCTCGGCGGGACCGGCGGTATCGGCTCGCAGTTGTGCAGGGACCTGCGCGAGGCGGGGGCTCGGCTGGTGATCGCCGGGCACCACCAGGACAAGGTCGACCACCTGTGTCGCGAGCTCGACGCCAAGGGCTTCCAGCTCGACGCGACCGACGCCGTGCAGGTCGATGACTGCTTCGACTTCGCCATGCGCGAGTGCGACCGCATCGACGGCGCGGTCAACTGTGTCGGCTCGGTCTTCTTGAAACCCGCGCACCGCACCAACCCCGACGACTACCATCGTGTCGTGGCCCTGAACCTCGACACGGCCTTCTTTACGGTGCGCTCGGCGACGTCGCGCATGCAGAATGAAGGGGGTTCAATCGTGTTGGTCAGCTCCGCGGCCGCCCAAATCGGGCTGGCGAACCACGAGTCGATCGCGGCCGCCAAGGCCGGCATCATCGGGCTCACCAAGGCGGCCGCGGCCTCCTACGCCAAGCGTGGGATTCGGGTCAACTGCGTGGCCCCGGGGCTGGTCGAGACGCCCGCCTCCGAGCAGATCACCGCAAGCGAGAAGACCAAGCAGTACTCGCTCGACATGCACCCGCTGGGCCGTATCGGCAAGGCCGAAGACGTCGCCTCGGCGATCACGTGGCTGCTCGACGGGCACAACGACTGGGTGACCGGGCAGGTGCTCGGCGTCGATGGGGGCCTCGGCATGCTCAAGGCGCATACTTGA
- a CDS encoding BamA/TamA family outer membrane protein — translation MRLWHRYIIGVVVAIGLFAPLVAQAQSAPMTEVDQPVRAEGFEVIILGNQLLLDPVLSKELDLPYAPYPTEALAQKAERQLQSYLVDTGFTLARVEAVIYGGKLWLFVDEGKIDEVFFTGAGTTKTAQMQLEFDLPQDIYNQIHLERELERLRAKHGLQRLDAELVEKEAEAPEHLERRLVAALSDGGANGEGADEAEKIWREAQDRYSLRVIAVGEEWGRGVDFGVDVIGPYGLEVAVGYSDTDLLFAADRYSVELEVGGLSEEWFTGAEAELFYAAPEQLDESVRPAIDIDGQVDNLERETLDLTRYMYLQTDAVALVGFEPRYDLVIAPGVGWGYDNLLDFEPGENTPAFVVEQSRSYPVGQIGLEWLIDRVGFRQDKLHLLEAILEARSVDEGLWLRFEGDYQKAWGFDYDTLFLRANYFGFFGDGIEWYDEDPIASQVIRAVPGDYEFARRLFAVGSEYRLSLYEDLVKAGVSGSAAAANLHNRQTRDQFFELYASGGPGLHLQLLGNFQLNLYYHFGWRGDGDTTGRFSLRFWKIY, via the coding sequence ATGCGTCTATGGCACCGCTACATTATCGGAGTCGTGGTGGCGATCGGTCTGTTCGCGCCGCTCGTCGCGCAGGCGCAGAGTGCGCCCATGACCGAGGTCGACCAGCCGGTGCGCGCCGAGGGCTTCGAGGTCATTATCTTGGGCAACCAACTGCTGCTCGACCCGGTGCTCAGCAAAGAGCTCGACCTACCTTATGCTCCCTATCCCACCGAAGCGTTGGCCCAGAAGGCCGAGCGCCAACTGCAGAGTTATCTGGTCGACACCGGCTTTACGTTGGCCCGCGTCGAGGCGGTGATCTACGGCGGCAAGCTGTGGCTCTTCGTCGACGAGGGCAAGATCGACGAGGTCTTCTTTACCGGCGCGGGCACCACCAAGACCGCGCAGATGCAGCTCGAGTTCGATCTCCCCCAGGACATCTACAACCAGATCCACCTCGAGCGCGAGCTCGAGCGGCTGCGCGCAAAGCACGGGCTGCAGCGCCTCGACGCCGAGCTGGTCGAAAAGGAGGCCGAGGCGCCCGAGCACCTCGAGCGGCGGCTGGTCGCCGCCCTGTCCGACGGGGGCGCAAATGGCGAGGGCGCCGACGAGGCCGAAAAGATCTGGCGAGAGGCCCAAGATCGCTACTCGCTGCGGGTCATCGCGGTGGGCGAAGAGTGGGGCCGGGGCGTCGACTTCGGCGTCGACGTCATCGGGCCCTACGGCCTGGAGGTCGCCGTGGGCTACTCGGACACCGACTTGTTGTTCGCCGCCGACCGCTACAGCGTCGAGCTGGAGGTGGGCGGGTTGAGCGAGGAGTGGTTCACCGGCGCCGAGGCCGAGCTGTTCTACGCCGCGCCCGAGCAGCTCGACGAGTCGGTGCGCCCGGCGATCGATATCGACGGGCAGGTCGACAACCTCGAGCGCGAGACGCTCGATCTGACCCGCTACATGTACCTGCAGACCGACGCGGTGGCGCTGGTGGGCTTCGAGCCGCGCTACGACCTGGTCATCGCGCCGGGCGTGGGCTGGGGCTACGATAACCTGCTCGACTTCGAGCCCGGCGAGAACACCCCGGCGTTCGTCGTCGAGCAGTCCCGAAGCTATCCGGTCGGCCAGATCGGGCTGGAGTGGCTCATCGACCGCGTCGGTTTTCGCCAGGACAAGCTGCACTTGCTCGAGGCGATCTTGGAGGCGCGCTCGGTCGACGAGGGGCTGTGGCTTCGCTTCGAGGGCGACTACCAAAAGGCCTGGGGCTTCGACTACGACACGCTTTTTTTGCGGGCGAACTACTTCGGGTTCTTTGGCGACGGCATCGAATGGTACGACGAAGATCCCATCGCCTCGCAGGTCATCCGGGCGGTGCCCGGCGATTACGAGTTCGCCCGACGCCTCTTCGCGGTAGGCTCCGAGTACCGCCTGTCGCTCTACGAAGACCTCGTGAAGGCGGGCGTGTCGGGCTCGGCCGCCGCCGCCAACCTGCACAACCGCCAGACCCGCGACCAATTCTTCGAGCTGTACGCCTCCGGCGGCCCCGGCTTGCACCTGCAACTGTTGGGCAACTTCCAGCTCAACCTGTACTACCACTTCGGCTGGCGCGGCGACGGCGACACCACCGGGCGGTTTTCGCTGAGGTTCTGGAAGATCTACTGA